A genomic region of Manihot esculenta cultivar AM560-2 chromosome 15, M.esculenta_v8, whole genome shotgun sequence contains the following coding sequences:
- the LOC110601124 gene encoding chlorophyll a-b binding protein CP26, chloroplastic yields MNPTCNVHIHPLKHIACIFLISVSTIDPLPETRKLTNQQQRKMASLAASTAAASLGVSEMLGNPLNFSGGAAAAPTSLTPTTLKTVALFSKKKAAPPPKPKPSAVSPANEELAKWYGPDRRIFLPEGLLDRSEIPEYLTGEVPGDYGYDPFGLSKKPEDFAKYQAFELIHARWAMLGAAGFVIPEALNKYGANCGPEAVWFKTGALLLDGGTLNYFGNKIPINLILAVVAEIVLVGGAEYYRIINGLDFEDKLHPGGPFDPLGLANDPDQAAILKVKEIKNGRLAMFAMLGFYFQAYVTGEGPVENLSKHLSDPFGNNLLTVLAGSAERAPTL; encoded by the exons ATGAATCCTACGTGTAATGTCCACATCCACCCGCTCAAGCATATAGCATGTATCTTTCTCATCTCAGTCTCTACCATTGATCCATTACCAGAAACAAGGAAACTTACTAACCAGCAGCAGAGAAAGATGGCTTCCCTGGCAGCTTCTACGGCAGCTGCCTCGCTTGGAGTGTCTGAAATGCTCGGAAATCCTCTCAACTTCAGCGGTGGTGCAGCAGCGGCTCCCACCTCGTTAACCCCTACCACTTTGAAGACTGTCGCTCTTTTCTCTAAGAAGAAGGCTGCGCCACCTCCCAAACCCAAGCCTTCTGCCGTTTCACCAGCCAACGAGGAGCTCGCCAAGTGGTACG GTCCTGATAGAAGAATTTTCTTGCCGGAAGGACTGCTGGATAGGTCTGAGATACCGGAATACTTGACCGGAGAAGTTCCTGGAGA TTATGGCTATGATCCCTTTGGGCTTAGCAAGAAGCCAGAGGACTTCGCAAA ATATCAGGCATTTGAGCTGATTCATGCAAGATGGGCAATGCTTGGGGCAGCTGGGTTTGTGATTCCAGAAGCCTTAAACAAATATGGTGCTAACTGTGGCCCTGAAGCTGTCTGGTTTAAG ACAGGAGCTCTTCTTCTTGATGGAGGAACATTGAACTACTTTGGAAACAAAATCCCAATCAATCTCATTCTGGCCGTTGTTGCTGAGATTGTTCTTGTTGGTGGTGCTGAGTACTACAGAATTATCAATGGCTTG GATTTCGAGGACAAGCTTCACCCAGGTGGTCCATTTGACCCACTGGGGTTGGCAAATGATCCAGACCAAGCAGCGATATTGAAGGTGAAAGAGATAAAGAATGGAAGACTAGCAATGTTTGCGATGTTGGGATTCTATTTCCAAGCATATGTAACTGGAGAAGGTCCTGTTGAGAACCTCTCCAAACACCTCAGTGATCCTTTTGGCAACAATTTGCTTACTGTTCTTGCTGGCTCAGCTGAGAGAGCTCCTACCCTTtaa